GCCCATCACGAAGAGCACCGCGCCGCTCATGCCGAGCGCCGTGGAGAGTTTCTTGGAAACGCCCAGGAAGGGACAGATCCCCAGAAACCGCACCAGGACCAAGTTGTTGACGAACAGGGCGCTGATGACGAGAACGAGATAACTCATGTCGTTTACGCCGTCCTTTTATAAAAACCTCTCCCGTGAACCCGAGGCACTATTTTATCGAGGGACCGCGCGGAAATGCAAGGGCTCCTTCCGGGGAGCGTGAGCGGGGCATGGGCGGGACTCCGGGGCGAGGACGGGCGGCTGGCTCAGGGGGTGCTCTCCGGGGGCGCGAGGGGATCGGGCGCGCCGGGGACTCGGCGCGGCAGAAGCCGGACGACCGGGATGCAGAGGAGCGCGAGCGCCGCGCTCACCGGGAATGTGACGCCCAGCGTCCAGAGATCGCTGAAGACCCCCATCCCGAAGACGCCGATCATGTTCACCGCCGTGCTGAGCGCCATGTACACGCTGTTCGCCAGCGCCCGATTGCCGGGGAAGCTCTCGTGGACCAGCGCCAGGAGGATCGGGTTCACGGCGAGGGAGGTGAAGCCGAGGAGGAGAAGAAGCGCGAAACGGAACGGGCCGCCGGCGACCAGGAAGAGGAAGAGGAGGAACGGCGTGCTCGCCAAGGAGATCGTGAGCGTGCGCCTGCGGCCGATTCGGTCGCTGATGCCGCCGCCGAGGAGGGCGCCCGCCACGCCCGCCCCTTCGAGGCAGGCGAGGGAGACGCCGGCGAGCCAGAGGGAATCCCCTCCCTCGCGCAGAAAGGTGGGGAGATAGAAGGTGAGCCCCCGCACCAGAAAGGAGCGGAGGAAGAAGATCGCCGTGATCGGCGCGAGAAGCGGGCCCATGCGGCGGACCGCGTTCCGCCAGGGGAGAGGGTCGTGGATGGTGTCCAAGTGCGGCGCCTCCGATCCCCTCAGCCACCGCCAGAGGAGCGCCGATCCGAGGATGCCGCCGATCATCAGCCACGGAAGCCCTCCCGGGCCGAGCAGGGCGAGGGCGGGGGGAAAAACGATCGGGCCGATGGTGCGGCCCAGCTCGCCGCCGACCATCCAGAGTCCCATGCCGAGGCCGATCCGGGAGCCGGAAGCGGCGCTGCTGAGCGCGGGGGCGACGCCGTGGAACGCGGAGGAGCTGATTCCCACCACGAGGAGAAGAAGCGCCATGGCGCCGAAACCGGGGGCGACGCCGAGGAGGGTCATCGCGGCGCCGGTCACCGCGGGGGCGAGAATCACGAGCGCGTGCGATCGGAAGCGGTCCGCCATGTGCCCGACGAAAGGCATGAGAAGCCAGGGGGCTTGGCGGACGACGTCCAGGAGACCCGCTTCGGTTTTGCTCATCGCCAGGGTGGCGACGAAGAGGGGGAGGAAGGCGGTGTAGGTGTCGTGCATCGCGTGCGCCGCCGAGACGGTCAACACGCGGCGGGCGCGGAACGCCCCGCGCCCCTTCACCGTTCTTCCGTCCATCGAACTCCTCCGGGGCGCAGAGGCCGCCCCCTCTTTTCTCCGGGTTCTCCCGTTCGCGCTCGGAGGGAGAAGGATACCGCAAACCGCCTTTTCCGGCGACCGTCGCCGGGGGGCCGCGAAAAGGCGGCGGGGTTCCCCCCGCCGCCCGCCGGATCGATCGAGCAAATTCGTTTATCGGAGAAGCACCATCTTGCGGCTCATCCGGGCGTCCCCGGCGTCGAGGCGGCAGAAGTAAACGCCCGCGGCGACATCCCGGCCGCGGTCGTCCCGGCCGTCCCAGACCGCTTCGTGATCGCCCGCCGGGAGAGCGCCGGAGAGGAGCGTTCGGACACGGCGCCCCGCGGGGTCGTAGATCGTTACGGACGCGCGGCCCTCTCGGGCGAGGGTGAAGCGGATCGCGGTCAGCGGGTTGAAGGGATTGGGACGGTTCTCCCCGAGGGCCGTGCGCGGCGCCGGGAGATTCTCCCCGCCGGCGACGCCGGTGGCGAAGCGGCAGTACAGTTCCGCCCGGCCGCTCAGCACCTGGGTGTTCACCAGATGTTCCTCGTTGGAGAGGACGGCGTACCAGTCCCCGTCGGTGGGCAGGGTGAAGACCACCGTCGCCGAGTCCTCGTCCTCGAGGATCTCGTAGGCGGTGAAGCTGTCCGGCGCCTGATAGGCGGCGTAATTCGCCTCGTCGCAGAGGAAAAACTCGACCGCGCCGCTCGGCCGCCGGTCCGAGAAGGTCTTGCCGCCGATCGAGTTCTGGCCGTAAACGTACTCTTCGCCGACGGCGAAGGTGATCCGGAGCTGGAACTCGGCGGCGCGGTCCTTCGGGAGCGGCGCCGGCCCCATGGGCAGGCGCGGTCGCTCGGCCGCGATGCTTCGCGCATAAACGTAATGCGAGTCGGCCATGCTGCTGTCGCACGCCATGCGGTAAAGCGGCCCGGTCGGGTAGGAGCCGATCTCGCTGTCGAAACGGACCCGTAGCTCCTGGCTGTCGCCGACG
This window of the Candidatus Eisenbacteria bacterium genome carries:
- a CDS encoding MFS transporter, yielding MDGRTVKGRGAFRARRVLTVSAAHAMHDTYTAFLPLFVATLAMSKTEAGLLDVVRQAPWLLMPFVGHMADRFRSHALVILAPAVTGAAMTLLGVAPGFGAMALLLLVVGISSSAFHGVAPALSSAASGSRIGLGMGLWMVGGELGRTIGPIVFPPALALLGPGGLPWLMIGGILGSALLWRWLRGSEAPHLDTIHDPLPWRNAVRRMGPLLAPITAIFFLRSFLVRGLTFYLPTFLREGGDSLWLAGVSLACLEGAGVAGALLGGGISDRIGRRRTLTISLASTPFLLFLFLVAGGPFRFALLLLLGFTSLAVNPILLALVHESFPGNRALANSVYMALSTAVNMIGVFGMGVFSDLWTLGVTFPVSAALALLCIPVVRLLPRRVPGAPDPLAPPESTP